The genomic region TGAAGCAGGATTACGGACAGGATGTGCAGGCGTATTCGCCCATGTTCGAGTCGGTGCAGTTTGAGCCGGGAAAAGCGGTCGTTTCGTTCAAAAATGCGGCGGGCGGTCTGGTGGCGAAAGACAAATACGGCTACCTGCGCGGTTTCGAAATCGCCGGTCCCGACAAGGTCTTTCACTTTGCCAAAGCCGAAATTCAGGGCAACAAAGTGGTGGTCTTCCATCCCAAAGGCGACAAGCCGGTATCGGTGCGCTACGCCTGGACCGACTCGCCCGACGAAGCTAACCTGTTCAGTGCGGACGGTCTGCCCGCCAATTCGTTCCGCACCGACGACTGGCCGGGTGTGACGATGAAAAACAAATTTGAATAAACTCCGAGTGATGGGTCGGGTGCTGCCAACCCACCCACGATTAAACCTTGCCCACGGTTAAACCTTGCCCACGGTTTTAACTGTGGGCAACCGACCAATCGGGAGGAATCCGCGAACCGTTTCAACGGTTTAACCGCCCGGTACTGTGAGAATGTTTGCCTTATGAGAATACAATTAACCTTACCACGCCTTGCCCTGCTGACGGGCCTTTTGCTGACCGGGGCCGCTTTTGCCAAACCCCGGCCTAAACTGACTGATGCGCGGGCGACCCCCGAAACCCGGGCGCTGTACCGCAACCTGCACAAACTGTCCGGAAAAGGCATTCTGTTCGGCCACCAGCACGCCACCGAATACGGCCACGGCTGGACCGGCGAGGCCGACCGCTCGGATGTGAAATCGGTCGTCGGGTCGCACCCGGCCGTGATCGGCGTCGATTTCAGCGGGCTTTCCGGGCGACCGGCACCCGTGGTTGAACGGACTAAAACGCAGCTCCGGAACAACATTGCGGCAACCTACGACCGCGGCGGGGTCACGACGGTAGCCTGGCATTTTACCAACCCGGTTACCGAGCAGACGGGCTTTTACTGGAAAGATTCCGTCTCGGCTCCGGCCGTAAAAAACCTCATTCCGGGCGGGTCGCACCACGAGAAATACAAGGAAATCCTGCGGACGGTGGGCGAGTTTGCGCTTTCGGTGAAAGGGAAGGACGGTAAGGTGGTGCCGATGATTTTCCGGCCCTACCACGAGTTCGACGGCGGCTGGTTCTGGTGGGGCCGTCCGCACTGCACCCGCGAAGATTTTGTGACGCTCTGGCGGTTTACGGTGGGCTACCTGCGCGACACGGTCGGCGTACACAACTTCATTTACGCCTTCTCCCCGGACTGCCTGTTCAAAACGGAGGCCGAATTTCTGGACCGCTACCCCGGCGACGAGTGGGTCGATCTGGTGGGCATGGACAATTACGCGGACTTTGGCCGCAACGGGCACTACAACGTCGAAGCGGGCGTGCAGAAGCTGAAAGTCGTGTCGGACTACGCCCGTAAAGCCGGTAAACTGGCCGCGTTTACCGAGACCGGCCTCGAATCCATTCCGGCCGAAAGCTGGTGGACCGAAACCCTGCTGAAGACGCTCCGCCGCGAAGACCTGAAACTGGCCTACGTGCTGGTCTGGCGCAATGATACCCGCAGCCCGACGCATTTCTACGCCCCATATCCGGGCCACAGCAGCGTTCCGGATTTCCAGCGCTTCTACCAGGACCCCTACACGCTCTTTGAAACGGATTTGCCGAAGCTCTACAAAGAGAAACGCTGGGGAATTTTCTGACCTGGACGCTTTAGGGGTGGCACGACTGCGACGGGGCAAGCCTGTCGGGTCGTGCCACCCGTTTTTTACACCACCGGCAACTGCCACGGCCCGCGGTATTTGGCCCGGACCAGTTCGTTCGCTTTCGCATCGTCGACCACAGTATTGGCCGCGTCGTTCCAGACCAGTTTGCGTCCCAGCCGGTACGCCATGTTGCCGAGCTGGGCGTGAACCGCTACATTCCGGCCGATTTCCGCCGAGGCGTTTGGCTGCTGACGGCTGCGGATGCACTCCACGAAGTTGAGCGTGTGGCGGTCGAGGTCGTTGCCGTTGCGGCGCTGGGGCGGCAGGGCAGGTGTGAGGTACTGCCCACCATCGACCTCCGGCAGCAGTTCCCAGCCGTCGCGGTCAACGACCAGCGTACCCAGATTGCCGATAAAAGCGACGCCATGCTCCCGGTTGAACGGTCCCCGGCCAATGCCGATGGCCTGTTCCCACTGCACCGTCACGTTCGGGTACTGGTAAAGCACCTGCATGGTGTCCGGCGTTTCGCCCGCATGGTCCGGAAAGCCGTAACGGCCGCCCATCGCCGCTACCGACTGCGGGGCTGTGACGTTCAGTCCCCAGAGCGCCATGTCGATCATGTGCGCGCCCCAGTCAGTCATCAGCCCCCCGGCATAATCCCAGAAATACCGGAAGCTGCCATGAAAACGGTTCCGGTTGAACGGCCGTTTCGGAGCGGGGCCGAGCCACATTTCGTAGTCCACCCCGGGCGGAGCGGGTTCGTCCGGCTTCACCGGAAAATTCTTGCCGTAGGGCATAAACGCCCAGGTTTTGACCGTCCGGAGGGTGCCCAGTTTGCCGGATCTGACAAAGTCGATGGCCGCTTTCCAGTGCGGACCGCTGCGCTGCCATTGCCCGACCTGCACGATGCGCCCGTGTTTTTTGGCAGCGGCGACCATCAGGTTGCATTCCTCAATGGAATTGGCCATCGGCTTTTCCACGTACACATCTTTCCCGGCCTGGCAGGCCATCACCGTCGGCAGGCAATGCCAGTGGTCGGGGGTGCCGACAATAACGGCGTCAATGTCTTTGTTCTCCAGTAATTTCCGAAAATCGCCGTACAGCGTCGCTTTGGGACTGCCCGCCGGGTTGAGTTTTTCGACCTCGGCGGCGCGTCTGCTGAGCACGTTCCCATCTACATCGCAGAGCGCGGCGCAGCGGACGCCGGGATGCCGGAGCATGCTCGACAGATTGGCCCAGCCCATGCTGTTGGCACCAATCAGGGCGACGTTCAGCGTGTCGGCGGCCGAAGCCGGGCGGGGTTGGGCGCTGGCCGCCAGGTCGAGGGGCAGCAGAGCTCCGGCGGCGGCGAGTTGGGAGGATTGTTGCAGGAAGGTTCGGCGAGAGGTCGGCATAAGGTTCCAGGAAGTTTACGGTTCCAGAAGCAGACAGGGGCGGGCGGCCTACTGTTCTTTTGCCAAAGCCGTTCCTTTGTAGAGTTTGTTCTCCGAAAAAACGGTCGCTCCCAGCAGACGCCAGTGCAGGGTTCCGTGTACCGTGTAACGAACGTGCCCTACGGCGTCCGGCCGACTGGCATAAATAAACTGGGGTTCCCACCAGATGCCGGCGGAAAGACCGTTAAAACTGGAAACGCCGCTGATGGGCACGGACTGCTGCGTTTTCTTATCGCGCCCGTAGTCAACCCACAGGCGGATTCGGAAAAGACCACCATTTTCCAGATCAACGTTCGCTCTGAGTAAATCGGTTTGTTCCGTGCTGTCTTTCGGGACAAAGTTGACCAGGTCGGGTGGCTGGTTCGACT from Tellurirhabdus rosea harbors:
- a CDS encoding glycoside hydrolase family 26 protein, producing the protein MRIQLTLPRLALLTGLLLTGAAFAKPRPKLTDARATPETRALYRNLHKLSGKGILFGHQHATEYGHGWTGEADRSDVKSVVGSHPAVIGVDFSGLSGRPAPVVERTKTQLRNNIAATYDRGGVTTVAWHFTNPVTEQTGFYWKDSVSAPAVKNLIPGGSHHEKYKEILRTVGEFALSVKGKDGKVVPMIFRPYHEFDGGWFWWGRPHCTREDFVTLWRFTVGYLRDTVGVHNFIYAFSPDCLFKTEAEFLDRYPGDEWVDLVGMDNYADFGRNGHYNVEAGVQKLKVVSDYARKAGKLAAFTETGLESIPAESWWTETLLKTLRREDLKLAYVLVWRNDTRSPTHFYAPYPGHSSVPDFQRFYQDPYTLFETDLPKLYKEKRWGIF
- a CDS encoding Gfo/Idh/MocA family protein, whose translation is MPTSRRTFLQQSSQLAAAGALLPLDLAASAQPRPASAADTLNVALIGANSMGWANLSSMLRHPGVRCAALCDVDGNVLSRRAAEVEKLNPAGSPKATLYGDFRKLLENKDIDAVIVGTPDHWHCLPTVMACQAGKDVYVEKPMANSIEECNLMVAAAKKHGRIVQVGQWQRSGPHWKAAIDFVRSGKLGTLRTVKTWAFMPYGKNFPVKPDEPAPPGVDYEMWLGPAPKRPFNRNRFHGSFRYFWDYAGGLMTDWGAHMIDMALWGLNVTAPQSVAAMGGRYGFPDHAGETPDTMQVLYQYPNVTVQWEQAIGIGRGPFNREHGVAFIGNLGTLVVDRDGWELLPEVDGGQYLTPALPPQRRNGNDLDRHTLNFVECIRSRQQPNASAEIGRNVAVHAQLGNMAYRLGRKLVWNDAANTVVDDAKANELVRAKYRGPWQLPVV